Part of the Desulfolutivibrio sulfoxidireducens genome is shown below.
AGCATGGCTTTCCACCCCCCACATCAAAGAGTTGCCGGAAAGCTTCCCGGAAACCGCCTGTTGGTGCATCTCCTTGAAGTCCAGCACGGTCACGTCGCGGCCGCCCAGGCCGGCAATCACGCTTAGGATCTCGGGCGCGTCCGCACGTCCGTAAAACAGGCTTTTGAGCTCCGAGGCCACCGGGGCGCACACCGCGCCGGGGGCAAGGACCCGGTCGATGACCACCAGCCGCTCGGCCCCGGCGCAGGCCGCCACGAATTCCTCCATCGGGAACGGCCGCCACAGCCGGATGCGCGTCTGGCCCACGTCCGCGCCCTCGGCCAGAAGCTCGTCCACGGCCGTCATGCACGTCTCGCCAAGCGAGCCCATGGTCACAAAAAGGGTCTTGGCCCCGGGTTTGCCGTTGTGCTCCACCAGCGTGTAGTGGCGGTCAAAGGCCGTGCCGAACCCGTCAAGCACCTCTTTCACCACGGGCTTTGCGCCGAGGATCGCCTGCTCGATCTGCTTTCTGGCCTCGGTGTACATCTCGGGCACGCCCACCGGGCCAAAGGTCACGGGATTGGCCGTGTCCAGCTTGAGGGCCGGCTGATACGGCGGCAAGAAGGCGTCCACCTCGGCATGGTCCGGGATGATCACCGGCTCGATGACGTGGCTTAAGGTAAAGCCGTCGATGTTCACGATCATGGGCAGAAGAACCCGCTTGTCCTCGGCGATCTTGAAGGCGCACAAGGTCAGATCCAGGGCCTCCTGGCCGTTCTCGGCGAAAATCTGCACCCAGCCGATGTCGCGCTCGGCCATGATGTCGCCATGGTCGTTCCAGATGCTGATCGGCGCGGACAGGGCCCGGTTGGCCACGGTCATGACCAGGGGCATGCGCATGCCGGAGACGATGAAAAGGATCTCGTGCATGAGCGCCAGGCCCTGGGAGGCCGTGGCGGTATACACCCGGGCGCCGGCGGCGGCCGCGCCAAGAGCCGCGCTCATGGCCGAATGCTCGGATTCCACCGGGATGAACTCGGCGTCCAGATCGCCATTGGCAACGTAAATGGACAGTTCCTCGACGATATGCGTTTGCGGGGTGATGGGATAGGCGGAGACGACATCCACATTGGCGAGTTTCACCGCTTCCGCCACGGCCAGGGACACTTCAAGCCCTATGCGCTTGCCCATTACTCGCCCCCCTTGACCATCGTGATGGCGTCCTTGGGACATTCATTGGCGCATATCCCACATCCCTTGCAAAAATACAGGTCCGGACGATAGAACCCCTCGGCATCCACGCTGATGCAAAATTCCGGACAGTACATGGCGCACAGGGAGCACTTGATGCATTTTTCCTCGTCCAGTTGAGGCTGAAGGCTCCGCCAGTCGCCGGTCCGAAGCTCCTTGGCGTTCCCGGGCGAAAGAATCGCCGCGCCCAGCGCCAAGTCCTCCCAGGCCATGATCGCTTGCTTGGACATACACTCCTCCTGTTCATTCGGGAAAAAAATCCCCGGACCGCCTCCCCATAAACCGGAGGTGGTCCGCGGACCGATTCGCGTCGTTTCGTGTCGGTACGCTTCGAAGGCAAGA
Proteins encoded:
- the porA gene encoding pyruvate ferredoxin oxidoreductase gives rise to the protein MGKRIGLEVSLAVAEAVKLANVDVVSAYPITPQTHIVEELSIYVANGDLDAEFIPVESEHSAMSAALGAAAAGARVYTATASQGLALMHEILFIVSGMRMPLVMTVANRALSAPISIWNDHGDIMAERDIGWVQIFAENGQEALDLTLCAFKIAEDKRVLLPMIVNIDGFTLSHVIEPVIIPDHAEVDAFLPPYQPALKLDTANPVTFGPVGVPEMYTEARKQIEQAILGAKPVVKEVLDGFGTAFDRHYTLVEHNGKPGAKTLFVTMGSLGETCMTAVDELLAEGADVGQTRIRLWRPFPMEEFVAACAGAERLVVIDRVLAPGAVCAPVASELKSLFYGRADAPEILSVIAGLGGRDVTVLDFKEMHQQAVSGKLSGNSLMWGVESHAS
- a CDS encoding 4Fe-4S binding protein — translated: MSKQAIMAWEDLALGAAILSPGNAKELRTGDWRSLQPQLDEEKCIKCSLCAMYCPEFCISVDAEGFYRPDLYFCKGCGICANECPKDAITMVKGGE